In Oharaeibacter diazotrophicus, the genomic window CCGGGTCACGATCCACGACAGGATCACGCCGCCGACGATCAGCACGTCGCGGCTGACCACCAGCAGCACCAGCCAGGCCGGGATCGCGCCGACGATGCCGAGCGTGACGTAGATCGAGACCAGCAGTGCCTTGTCCGCGACCGGATCGAGATAGCGGCCGAGTTCGCTCGCCTGCCCCGGCACGTGGCGGGCGATCGCCCCGTCGACGGCGTCGGAGATGCCGGCGGCGACGAACAGCGCGAAGGCGGCGCCGTAGTCGCGGTCCATCAGCAGCAGCACGACCACCGGCACCGCCACGAGGCGGACCAGGGTGATGATGTTCGGCAGCGTCAACTCGACCCCGCGTCCTTCGCGCCCCGAGATCACCGTGACATGGGGATCGGCCGGCGTCCATCAATGCGGAATCGCCCGCGGACGTTCCGATTCCGTGGGCGGCGGGCGGATCTGCGGCGGATTGGTCTTGAGTTCGGTGCGAGATTGCGGTTCTTGGCCCCAAATCCCAAGTCCACGAAGGGCCAGTCGGCATGCAGGGCAGGAACGGTCTCACCTACCGCGACGCGGGTGTCGACATCGACGCGGGCAACGCCCTGGTCGACCGCATCAAGCCGCTCGTCAAGGCGACCCGCCGCGTCGGTGCCGACGCCGACATC contains:
- a CDS encoding CDP-alcohol phosphatidyltransferase family protein, translating into MTLPNIITLVRLVAVPVVVLLLMDRDYGAAFALFVAAGISDAVDGAIARHVPGQASELGRYLDPVADKALLVSIYVTLGIVGAIPAWLVLLVVSRDVLIVGGVILSWIVTRPVPIVPLLISKTNTAAQILFAAVVLGELGLGIALGPVVPALGWIVAALTIGSAAAYLIGWARHMAGPAEGSGA